The sequence CGTCTTTATCTCGGTTCGGCTTCTTCTTGGTTGGAGCCATTGTTCCTTTGCATTCACTTGGACAGCATTCCGCATGCCTACTTATTTTTATCGTCATTTATTAATCGATAAAATACCGACTTATTATTAACCTTGTCGGGATAAATTATATCGTATACAACCAACGCCAGGTCTGGTTGGGTTGGCTGGTATACGGAAACGTGTTATGAGCGCTGCAAGGTTAGACACGGTACTTGAGGCTCCGCCCGGGCAGGCCTCCCAATACAGTGCCGATGGCCGTTCCGGTCAGGATGTGAATCTGTTCCGGGGCACCGTTTCGTTCTCTGTTCCCTTGTTATCTCTTCCAGGGCGGGGCGGTCTGAACCTAGAGCTTCTGGCGACTTATAGCAGCGCTGTTTCAGGGCAAGTTGTGCAAAGCAATCGCGATGCGCCAACCGGCATTCTTGGACTTGGGTGGGATCTGCCCCTTGACCGGATCGATGCCCATTATGCTGTGCCGGGTGATCGGGACAGTGCCACGCTTTTCCTGACCAGCCGGGGTTCTCGTAACCGTTTGTATCGTGTTGCACGTCCCTGGCAGCGCGGGAATCTTGATATCAGTCTGTCTGCTTCCCTGGATCGCAAGGAGGTAACACCGGCGGTACAGCGTGCTTTCCTGGATCAAGGCCTGGTTCTGGACCGCGAAGCGCGTGTGACGGTTGATATTCCTGGAAAGAGCTGGTCTGTTGTTGATCCGGTCAATGCCTATATGCTGGTTGTCCGGGTTGAAGCTGGTTCTTTGTCTGTTCTGGATGGTGGTCTTCACTACGAAGCAGAAGGTTATGACTTCTCTCGCATTTGCTATTATGCACCGTTCGAGCGCTGGGAGATTTATGACACATCTGGCCTGTGCCGTATTTTTGGTGGTGCTTCCGGAACCAACGCTGCGGGGCATGGTACCAGCCAAGGGGACTCCATTGTCTGGGGCGTTCATTGGAATGGGTGGGCTGGTCCGGGAATGGTTGCCCACGATCCCGAGGGGAAGCGGATTCAGGCTCAGTATCCGTTGTCATGGTATGTATCTGCTCAGCGGGCTCCGAACCGTGATGAGATCCACTTTGCCTACAGACAGGTCCAGCCTCTTGTCGGTGTGAATGGTCTGCCGTTTACCCGGGCCATTTATCTGGAAACTGTCACCGACATGTTCGGACGTTCAGCACGTCTGATTTATGCACCAAAGCAGTATTCCAGTGAGATGTCCGGTGTGCGTGAGTATCTGGATCCGCACAGGGCTGTTCCCGATGATGCGCCCACAGCGTGGCAGGATCGTTACGAGACGCTGTTTCTTGAACGCGTGGAGTGCTGTGCCCACACAGGCGACCTGTTGTTTACAACGTGCTTCACGTATGAACTTGGGCTGTTTTCCGCTGTTCCTGACAAGGCTCCTCCCGATTTTGCCGGTACGATGACGCGGCGCGTCCTGACGGCGATAAGCCGGGTACAGGCTGATGGCAGTTTTCTTCCACCCTTGCGTATGACGTATCATCCAGCAACGGGGAGCAATCCCGGGGCAATTGCTTCGCGGCATTTACCGGAAGGGGCTGTTATTGCCTATGATTATCAGCAAAAGAGTCTGGCAAAGTGTTCGCGCAGCCTGACGGTCTTGCCGTCCTTGGCCAGTGCCAAGCCAAGGGTTTGGTTTGGTACGGACTATGCGGTTGTCATGTGGATTGCTGACAGTCGTTTCAGTCTGACGGTTTATACGTGGAATGGGCGCTGGATTGCCTGGACCCCGTCTGTGCGGCAGTACCTGCTTTCCATTGATCCGGATGGTATCAATCCGGTCTTGCGTGACGATTTCTTTGTCCTGCATGTTCCTGATGCAGATAAAGTCAGCAGTTGCATGCTGTTTTTTCACCGTGATAACCGTATTCTGGGCGGGTGGATTGAAGATCCTGCTTCTCCCCTTGGTATTGAAAGCCGCAACAGCCACGTTGTTGCTGGAGACCGTTTTCTGGCCATAGCCAACGGACAGAATAACACCGTCACCCGGTTTACATGGAACGACCTGTCGCGGTCATGGACGCAAGAGAATGTGCCGACAGAAGAGCATATGCGTGACCCATCAGTCTGGCATATCTTTCTGGCAGCGAATGCCACAGCCATGGTTGTTCTGTATTACGACGGTCTTTCCGCACCTGGTACAAAGCAAAGCCGCCTAGTCTGTCATGGTATTGGTGAAACAGGCGACTGGTCGATTCTGGATACGCGTCCGGCACCGGACATAACCATCTCCGGCCCAGATGTTCGTGCCAATTTTCACTGGGTGGCGGCATCATGGGTTTTTGCTGCCGCGTCGGTCATTGCTGATACAGGGTCCCGCCTAACGTGGCAGCTCAGCCTGTATACTTGGAAGTCTGACCGGACACTGAATACGCCGTTCCAGACTGTTGGAACCATCGACAAGACAGAAAGCGGTGTCTTGCCCTGGCAGCCGATACCCGTCATTTCAGCCTCTGGCCTGGTTGCCTGCGGGCCCGACCTGTTGCGGTTCAATGGGCGTGATTGGCTTCCCAATAACAGCTTGTCCCTGCGTAATCCCGTCATGGACGGTGCTGCATTCCGGTTTGTAGCCGGGGATGATGTGGTGGTGAAGACTGAATACACCCCGGATCAGGTCATCGGGATGTTGCAGGCTTTTGATCCCGATACCACCCTATCAGTCTGGGCTGGTGATCCGCTCCTTTTGTATGACGGTGCGCCTGTTGGAAGCGGTTTGCAGCACTATGGCTCTAGTGTTGGTGGCAATACGGTGACGTTTGGTGACCGTGTTTATGACCGAGGTGTATCAACAGACTGGAAAGAAGCCGCCCGGCATGTAACCGGCTCATTGCCCCCGGATGTGAATACGGCAACCCTTATCAATCAGGGCCCGCTGTTTTTGCTGGCTTTGGGTCAGGACAATGCCGGAAGGCCGATGACACGGATCACGATCCTGAAACCCGGGTTTATTTTCGCCGGTGAGGTTGTGCAGCAGGCTTTGTGTGAGTCTTCCGGACCGGGGAGCTTTGCAACCTTTCTGCCTTCTTATGAGCCTTTCGATCAGGCGCAGTTCTTGACCCTGTATCGGTTCCTGCATGACTCTGTACTACAACCAGTTGCAGATTTTCCTGTGCGGTCCGTGATCAGCGATAACGGTTACACTCGCGAGGAGGTGGCCTACCTCTTTGATCCGGATACGGCAGCTCTCAGCGTGCAGGGCGATGTTTGCAAATACTATACGGTTGCTGTGTCCAGAGGGCCGGGCGGTCAGAATGGTTCGACCCGTTATACCTTTATGAACGGGATTGGAGACCGTGCCCCTGGGAACCCGGTGCGGGAGGCTGTTCTGGACGGGCAGCTCCTGCGTACGGACATGCATGATGCAGGTAACCGTGTGGTGGCTAGTTATCTCAACACTTGGTCTTTTGTTGACCAAGTCCAAGATATCAGGGATGGCACGATCCGTCGTTTGCATGGCGGTTATGTGCAGTTGACATCAACGACGCGGGTTGTCGATGGCGTGACATCAACGCAGTCCTTTGCGTATGACCTGCGTACGGGACAGGTTATGCAAACGGACATGTCAGTCCTGAATTCTGTTGCGCAGACCGAGGTCCATCGCCGCCGTGTTGTGCCCGGGTGGCAGAGATATCCGCAGTTTGGCTTTCTCAACATCTTGACGCCATGGGTGGAGATAACCTCGACCGTTGCAACAGGTGATGCTGAACCGGTTGTAACCGGTCAGGCCCTGATGGAGTGGCGCTCTTTTCCCGGACCGGCCATCGGGGACGCCGGACGCCTGTCTCTTTTTTCTGAAGTGCAGGCATGGAGTCGTGTTGCCGCCGGTGTTTCTACTCCATCGGAGGATCCTGCACAGTGGTTGCGGACCGGACGTGTCGAGCATCGTAATGCCTATGGGTATCACGTAGAGACCCGAACATCGTCCGGGCTGGTTCAGAGCGAGCTGTATGCCACAGTAGGTTCCCCCCTTGTTGCTACCTTTTCCGGTGCGTCTTTGTCGGGGCAGGAAGCATACTATTACGGGTTTGAACCTTATGAGACAGCCGGGAACTGGAACTTGGACCCTGCCCGGACACCCCTTGTAACGGCCATCAGTTGCACGGGTACGCGTTGTCTGGCGGTGCCAGCAGGCGCATCTGGGGCATCCCTAGAGCTGACGCCGCGTGATCGTTCAGAGCCATTCCTGTTTTCGTTCTGGGCTTGTCTGGATCCGGCTGTGAGTGTTCATGGCCCCGTTGAATGCTGGCGTGTAGAGTATTCCGGTCCCGGTGCTGCATCGTTGCCCACACCCCGGACTGTTCAGGTTGAATCAACACAGTGGTCTTTTTATGCCATTCCTGTGGATCTGTCCGGGTGTCAGGAGCCGGTTACGGTGCATTTGACGCCGGTCAACAGTAGCAATGTCACAATCTTTATCGATAACGTGGCATTTTCGACCCGTGGCGGGTCTGTCCGGGCCCATGTTTTTGATCCTGTGACCTATCGTCTGACGGCTGAGGTTGGTCCCTATAACCAGATCCGCCGCCGCATCTATGACCGGCAGCACCGCCAGGTCGCGATCACCAACGAATTCCAGTCTGTTGTCAATGTGATCGCGCCGTATCTGGCGCGGCAAACGCAGGATGATTTCGATCCGTATACTCCCAACAGTCAGCTTGTGGTCCAGCCTATGGGGGAGACATGGTATGGCCGGTTTCGCAACAATGGCGTCTGGTCGGACGGGTTCTCGTCGACACAGCCGACGTTGTGGACCAGTGCCAACGGGCAGCTTTCTTATCATGGGTATCAACCCGGGCGGATCGATTTTACCGGGATCCGGCTTGTCACGGATTATATGGTTCGCCTGACTGCCAAGGCTGAACCTGGGTACAGCGTTAGCCTGCTTTTGGGTGATGATCTTTCTATCGCTTGGAATCCGGATACATGTGCTTGGACACTGACCGATCGCCTGAACAAGGATACGGTCCAAGGTGCCTTTACCAGTCCCACGCCATCCGGTGACTGGTTGGTTGTGCTTGGACCCCATGCTGTGATTGTGGCGCTTGATGGCCGGATTCTGTTCCGTTATCTGCCCGAGCAGTGCCCGCAGGGGCGTCCGGCGTTTGTTGCCGGAGGACCACTGGTTATCCGTGAATTTGTTGCCGGTAGCCGTTTACAGATGGCTATCCGCTATTTCGATGGATGCGGTCGTACGACGCAGGGGCATTCTGTTGAGGGGACACAGGTTGTCATCGCGACGACCCTGTATGACGAACTGGGGCGGCCAGATGTGCAGCTCAAGCCCGTTGCACTTGATATCCGTCGTGAAGGCTTCCTGTTCTGGCGCCGAGATCTGGTTACGGCTTTTGATCGTGACAGCGGTCTTGTGTCCGGGAAGGCAGCGGATGCGTGGCCGCAGGATCATGGATATCCTTATACCCGCAAACGGTTTGAGCCGTCTCCTCTGGGGCGTGTTGTCGAGACCGGTATGCCTGGTCGTGATTTTGCCATAACTAATCTTTCTACAAGTACCCCGGAAGGGAGTCATACCGTACGCTGGTCCTATGGAGCCAACACGGATGATGCACCAACCCGTCGCTTGGGTCTGCCGGTTGGTCGCTATGCCCGTGTGCAGAAAACAGACCAGAATGGTGACGTGTCCGTGATTCTGACCGATACGTTGTCCCGGACAGTGGCCACGGCCCGTTGTGTTGATTCAGAGCGTGGGCACTGGACCATCGAGAGCCAGGCCACGGTTTATACGTCTGATGGCGTACAGCAGGCGGTTCGTCTGCCGAATTTTTATACCCTTCCTTCCGGAGGGTCAGCCGATGCTTGGACCAAGCTGACACTCTCTGATCTTTCCGGACGGATTATCAGCCGCATGGATCCTGACGGTGGCTTGAAGGCGGCGGTTTTCAACGCTGCCGGACATGCGCGTTTTGCCCGGGATGCTGTTACGGCCGCCCATGGTGATGTAGTTTACAGTAAGTATGACCGCTATGGGCGGCCGCTTGAGACCGGACTCGTTGCAGCAGAATGGGACAGGCGAGCCTTGCAGGCCAAGGCGGAACAGCCGGATTGGCCACGCCCGGAGGATGGTGCCCGTGTCCTGCGTCGCTTTGTGCATGACGGTGATGGGACTGCTATCAATAATCTCGGGCATCTAGTTTCTGCGACGGAATGTGACGAAACAAGCCGTCAGGCTACCAGTATTCTTGTCTATGATCATGACGACGCCGGTCAGGTTGCAGGAAAGACGTTGCATTTGCCGCAGCTTGGCCGGGCGTATGCGACAACCTTTACCTACGACAACCTAGGTAATGTGACCGGCACAACGTATCCCTCCGGGTTTACAGTCCTGTCACAGCGTGATGCTGTCGGACGTGTCGAGCGTATGGTTGATGGAAATGGCACTGTGCTGGCTGCATGGGCATACGCACCGGGTGACCAGATTGCGGAACAGCGCATCCTTCCCGGTGCACAGGCAGCGGTGACGACAGATTATGTCTATAACAGCCCCGGGTGGCCGGTCCGTCTTTCTTCGGCCTTTATGACCGAAGAGCTGTCCTACAACAGTGGGGCTGCAAATGGTACAGCATACTACAATGGGCAGGTTTCTGCGGTCGATGTGGTCTTTTCTCTGCCAGCTTTGGCCGTGCCGGGGTTCCCGGCACGGACCTCCACCGCCTGTCGCTATGATGCAGGTGGTCGGATTCTGTCAGCCCGGACGATGGCTGATGGTGTTATCCAGCCGCGGTGGAGTTTCGGGGTTGTTACGCCGACATCCTATGATGACAACGGTAATGTTTTGTCCTGTGACCATGACGGTCAGGCAATGGCATATCGTTATCGTGCCGGTACAAACCAGGTTATCAACACTGATGGCAGTGATCATGCCGATTATGCCTTTGATGCTGTCGGTGCCGTAACGCGGGCTTCTTCAAGGGCAATTACCGATATTGTGCGTCATCCAGGTACACGGCGTGTGGACAGGATACGGACCACAGATGGTGATGTTGCCTTCGAGTATGACAGCCGCTCAAATCGTATCGTTAAGGCCACGACAGAGGGGCGCCGGATTTATGTGCGTGGTGTGAACGGCTGGACCTTGATGGAGGAGTATTGTCCGGCTTCGGGAACGCCATCGGTTACCGAATATCTCTATGGCCCCGGCGGGTTGTTTGCCATTCGGGTTGACAGACAGGTTATGCCGGTTCTGACGGATCATCTGGGGTCCGTGCGTGGGCTGGTATCGGCAGACGGAAGGCTTTCAAGCGCATTCCATTATAATGTATTTGGTGAGGTTGTAGCCCGTTACGGGGCCGGTGATCACTTGCGTTACCGCTTTACCGGGTATGAGTATGACGCAGAAACAGGCTTGTACAATGCGTCAGCCCGTCTTTATGACCCGGTATCAAAGCGTTTTTACAGTGTTGATCCCAAGGGACAGTACGCATCCTCTTATGTTTACTGTGGCAATAATCCGGTCTCTCTTCTTGATCCTACCGGAGAGGCAGCGTGGTGGGCCGTTCTTCTGGGTGCCTTGGTTGGTACGGCTGCAACCCTGCTGACAGGCGGTGCCGGTGCATTTCTGTTTGCAATGGAAGAAGGGACGGCGCTGGGGGTTTCTACCGCTGTTGCAGCGACCGCCGGTGCCGTTGGTTCCCTTGCCGGTGATGCGACAACAGCGGGAGCATCCGGTGAGCGCTTTACGCCGGTGCGGGCACTCGTTGATCTTGCCGCTGGTGCTGCCGGTGGTGCTGCGGGTGAGTTTTTTGGTGGTACAGCAGCCAATGCTGCGATCGGCCGTGCTTTCAGGGCCGGTTATTCGGCTACAGCTGTCAGCAGGATTGGCTCTATCGCATCCGGGATAGCGGGTGGTTTGTCTGGTTCTGCCGCCGCGATAGGAACGCAGGCGGCCCTCGGTGGTCAGCCCCTTTTCAGTGCAGGGAGTGGCATAACGGTGGCCTTGTCAGCTCTGGCTGGTTTTGGCGGAGCTGTTGCTGCGTCCGGGTCCTACTTCTCTTGGTTCGGGAATACGATGCCCGTGCCGTTGGGAGAAAATGAGTTTGATCTGATTGATGCCTTTACCCGGGTGAATCCAATCCCCAACCCCGAGACCGGTCACGTATATCGGTTCCTGACTCTCAATCGTGAAGAGCTTGGGATGCATTCCTCTGTTTCCTACCGTCTGAATGAAGCCGGGACCGAATTCCATGATGTGATTGACGTGCATGGTGCCGGGCGTTTTGTGTTCCCGTCCATCAAGGGCGCCGGGTATATGCGCCCGATGTCAGGCAAGCTTCTGGCACGGTATATGCGGACCCAACACCCTGACTGGGTTGGCGGCGGTACACATCCCCCGATCAAGATGTCTTGCTGCTTCAGTGCGATCCCGGGATCCCGCGGGGGGGCTGTTGGCCAAACAATTGCGACAGCCCTCAATCGAACGACCTATGGAAGTCTTGGTACGGTTTATATGATCGCAGGTGCTCCGGACTGGAAATGGGTTCGTTTTACTCCATGACCTCAACCCCATACAGGATATGACAGCTATGAGCCTTTCTGATGTTGAAGAGAAACCAGCCGTTTGCCCGAATGATGAAAGTCTGCAGACTTTGGTCCAAGTTGCGTCTCTGGAAGAGTACAAGACCCTGTTTGCAGGGGATCTGACCGATGTACAGCGTGAGGCCCATACGCAGCATCTTTCGTGTCAGCATGGGAATGCTCTTGACGGTACTGATGATAATGGGTGCCTAGCCCGCCTCAGCAACTTTGTCTATGGTGCTGGTAAACTGGCACCTCATGACAAGGCTTTTGCCAAAAAGATATTCCCTGTACAGGCCAGCAAGATAGCCGTTGAGGATATGACGGTGACAACTGATATCGTCTATGGTCCCGCTGCGGCACCTGTTTTGTTGAACGTGGGAACGTTGACGTTTGCCGGTGGATCAATTACGGCACTGAACACGGTTCTTACAATCAACGCCCGCAAAGTTGCTTTCCGTAGAGGCACTGGAACCAAGCCCTATCATATTGGTATTCTTGGTACAGACGGTGTCACCGGCATGGACGGTGCTCATGGCGATACGCCCTCCAATCAGGCTGCATCCGGCAAGGATGTCCAGCCTGCCTCTCCGGGGATCTGCACAGGTGTTGGGCCGGGCGGTCTTGGCAGCAACGGGTCCAATGGCGGGGACGGGCAGGATGGAAATATCGGCGGAACCGGGCGCCCCAGCCTGCAGGCTAACGTGACGTTTTATGAATTTGATAATCCGGCAGGAGAAAAGTTGGTCGTCTTCACGCGTTCCGGTGCTGGTGGTGCCGGCGGTCGTGGCGGAGACGGCGGTGCCGGGCAGCAGGGTGGAAATGGTGGCTGTGGTTGTGACTCTGGCTGTGAAGGCACCGATGGCGGCGATGGTGGCCGTGGTGGCAATGGTGGCGATGGCGGCAACGGTGGTCAGGGCGGTAACGCTGTCGATGGTGGTGATGTGTTCATAAAGGTTCCTGCCGAAGCAGTATCCAGCGTTGTGAGGATTGCTGATCTTGCCCATGTCGGCATTGGTGGTGCTGGTGGCTTGGGAGGCGCAGGCGGTCGTGCCGGCAACGGAGGAGCAGGCGGGAAGCATTCTTCGAAAGGAGCGGGTGGTGCGCGTGGCAACAACGGCAAGCCCGGTCAGCCCGGCAAGGAGGGGATTCGTCAGGGTAATCCCGGAAATATTTATATCAACAGTCTGTAGACGGTACGGTTATACGCATGGTGCTGACCACTGAGTCTTCGGGTTACGATCTGTCGGTCCTTCCCCGCCCGGGGGAGGACTGGCTGACCGGAACCCATTTTGTCACAGTGCCGGATCTGGAGACGGCGCGCCGTCTGTTTGGCTCGCCGGATCATGCAGTTCGTGTACGCAAGAGTGCATTGTTCTATCGCGGGATTGAGGCGCGCCAGCGCCTTCCCCAAGGGATGCATGACCGTGGCGAGGAATATGCGATTGCGGATGGCAGGCTGCATGAAGCGGACCGTGCCGGGCTTGCCAACCATCTGCCCCTGCATGTCAAGGTGATCCGTCTTCCCTACAAGCGACTTGCCCAAGGCGAGGTCTGGGATGTCAGTGTCCGTCATGGACAGTGGCCTAGCCTTGATT comes from Haematospirillum jordaniae and encodes:
- a CDS encoding RHS repeat-associated core domain-containing protein, with the translated sequence MSAARLDTVLEAPPGQASQYSADGRSGQDVNLFRGTVSFSVPLLSLPGRGGLNLELLATYSSAVSGQVVQSNRDAPTGILGLGWDLPLDRIDAHYAVPGDRDSATLFLTSRGSRNRLYRVARPWQRGNLDISLSASLDRKEVTPAVQRAFLDQGLVLDREARVTVDIPGKSWSVVDPVNAYMLVVRVEAGSLSVLDGGLHYEAEGYDFSRICYYAPFERWEIYDTSGLCRIFGGASGTNAAGHGTSQGDSIVWGVHWNGWAGPGMVAHDPEGKRIQAQYPLSWYVSAQRAPNRDEIHFAYRQVQPLVGVNGLPFTRAIYLETVTDMFGRSARLIYAPKQYSSEMSGVREYLDPHRAVPDDAPTAWQDRYETLFLERVECCAHTGDLLFTTCFTYELGLFSAVPDKAPPDFAGTMTRRVLTAISRVQADGSFLPPLRMTYHPATGSNPGAIASRHLPEGAVIAYDYQQKSLAKCSRSLTVLPSLASAKPRVWFGTDYAVVMWIADSRFSLTVYTWNGRWIAWTPSVRQYLLSIDPDGINPVLRDDFFVLHVPDADKVSSCMLFFHRDNRILGGWIEDPASPLGIESRNSHVVAGDRFLAIANGQNNTVTRFTWNDLSRSWTQENVPTEEHMRDPSVWHIFLAANATAMVVLYYDGLSAPGTKQSRLVCHGIGETGDWSILDTRPAPDITISGPDVRANFHWVAASWVFAAASVIADTGSRLTWQLSLYTWKSDRTLNTPFQTVGTIDKTESGVLPWQPIPVISASGLVACGPDLLRFNGRDWLPNNSLSLRNPVMDGAAFRFVAGDDVVVKTEYTPDQVIGMLQAFDPDTTLSVWAGDPLLLYDGAPVGSGLQHYGSSVGGNTVTFGDRVYDRGVSTDWKEAARHVTGSLPPDVNTATLINQGPLFLLALGQDNAGRPMTRITILKPGFIFAGEVVQQALCESSGPGSFATFLPSYEPFDQAQFLTLYRFLHDSVLQPVADFPVRSVISDNGYTREEVAYLFDPDTAALSVQGDVCKYYTVAVSRGPGGQNGSTRYTFMNGIGDRAPGNPVREAVLDGQLLRTDMHDAGNRVVASYLNTWSFVDQVQDIRDGTIRRLHGGYVQLTSTTRVVDGVTSTQSFAYDLRTGQVMQTDMSVLNSVAQTEVHRRRVVPGWQRYPQFGFLNILTPWVEITSTVATGDAEPVVTGQALMEWRSFPGPAIGDAGRLSLFSEVQAWSRVAAGVSTPSEDPAQWLRTGRVEHRNAYGYHVETRTSSGLVQSELYATVGSPLVATFSGASLSGQEAYYYGFEPYETAGNWNLDPARTPLVTAISCTGTRCLAVPAGASGASLELTPRDRSEPFLFSFWACLDPAVSVHGPVECWRVEYSGPGAASLPTPRTVQVESTQWSFYAIPVDLSGCQEPVTVHLTPVNSSNVTIFIDNVAFSTRGGSVRAHVFDPVTYRLTAEVGPYNQIRRRIYDRQHRQVAITNEFQSVVNVIAPYLARQTQDDFDPYTPNSQLVVQPMGETWYGRFRNNGVWSDGFSSTQPTLWTSANGQLSYHGYQPGRIDFTGIRLVTDYMVRLTAKAEPGYSVSLLLGDDLSIAWNPDTCAWTLTDRLNKDTVQGAFTSPTPSGDWLVVLGPHAVIVALDGRILFRYLPEQCPQGRPAFVAGGPLVIREFVAGSRLQMAIRYFDGCGRTTQGHSVEGTQVVIATTLYDELGRPDVQLKPVALDIRREGFLFWRRDLVTAFDRDSGLVSGKAADAWPQDHGYPYTRKRFEPSPLGRVVETGMPGRDFAITNLSTSTPEGSHTVRWSYGANTDDAPTRRLGLPVGRYARVQKTDQNGDVSVILTDTLSRTVATARCVDSERGHWTIESQATVYTSDGVQQAVRLPNFYTLPSGGSADAWTKLTLSDLSGRIISRMDPDGGLKAAVFNAAGHARFARDAVTAAHGDVVYSKYDRYGRPLETGLVAAEWDRRALQAKAEQPDWPRPEDGARVLRRFVHDGDGTAINNLGHLVSATECDETSRQATSILVYDHDDAGQVAGKTLHLPQLGRAYATTFTYDNLGNVTGTTYPSGFTVLSQRDAVGRVERMVDGNGTVLAAWAYAPGDQIAEQRILPGAQAAVTTDYVYNSPGWPVRLSSAFMTEELSYNSGAANGTAYYNGQVSAVDVVFSLPALAVPGFPARTSTACRYDAGGRILSARTMADGVIQPRWSFGVVTPTSYDDNGNVLSCDHDGQAMAYRYRAGTNQVINTDGSDHADYAFDAVGAVTRASSRAITDIVRHPGTRRVDRIRTTDGDVAFEYDSRSNRIVKATTEGRRIYVRGVNGWTLMEEYCPASGTPSVTEYLYGPGGLFAIRVDRQVMPVLTDHLGSVRGLVSADGRLSSAFHYNVFGEVVARYGAGDHLRYRFTGYEYDAETGLYNASARLYDPVSKRFYSVDPKGQYASSYVYCGNNPVSLLDPTGEAAWWAVLLGALVGTAATLLTGGAGAFLFAMEEGTALGVSTAVAATAGAVGSLAGDATTAGASGERFTPVRALVDLAAGAAGGAAGEFFGGTAANAAIGRAFRAGYSATAVSRIGSIASGIAGGLSGSAAAIGTQAALGGQPLFSAGSGITVALSALAGFGGAVAASGSYFSWFGNTMPVPLGENEFDLIDAFTRVNPIPNPETGHVYRFLTLNREELGMHSSVSYRLNEAGTEFHDVIDVHGAGRFVFPSIKGAGYMRPMSGKLLARYMRTQHPDWVGGGTHPPIKMSCCFSAIPGSRGGAVGQTIATALNRTTYGSLGTVYMIAGAPDWKWVRFTP